A single window of Acidimicrobiales bacterium DNA harbors:
- a CDS encoding phosphoribosylanthranilate isomerase: MFVKICGLTSEEDALLAVAMGADAVGFVFAPSARQVAPQKVADIVKRLPVDITTVGVFRDEAAQRVVDIVNQTGLRAAQLHGFESPNEARWIRQRVRTVLKAFPAGDPRLEHADDWGADVILIDSATPGSGEVFDWSLAEGAPSNRRVLIAGGLTPANVGDAIRRIRPWGVDVSSGVEASPGHKDARKLKAFLDAVRHAVRDAEPPEYARDTAHRPFDWADDLS; the protein is encoded by the coding sequence GTGTTCGTGAAGATCTGTGGCCTGACCAGCGAAGAGGACGCCCTCCTCGCGGTCGCCATGGGGGCGGACGCCGTCGGCTTCGTGTTCGCCCCGTCGGCCCGCCAGGTGGCGCCGCAGAAGGTGGCCGACATCGTGAAGCGCCTGCCGGTCGACATCACCACCGTGGGCGTGTTCCGCGACGAGGCCGCCCAGCGGGTGGTCGACATCGTCAACCAGACCGGGCTGCGGGCGGCGCAGCTGCACGGCTTCGAGTCGCCCAACGAGGCCCGCTGGATCCGCCAGCGGGTGCGCACGGTGCTCAAGGCGTTCCCGGCCGGCGACCCCCGCCTGGAGCACGCCGACGACTGGGGCGCCGACGTCATCCTCATCGACTCGGCCACCCCCGGCTCCGGCGAGGTGTTCGACTGGTCGCTGGCGGAGGGCGCCCCCAGCAACCGGCGGGTGCTGATCGCCGGCGGCCTGACCCCGGCGAACGTGGGCGACGCCATCCGGCGGATCCGGCCCTGGGGCGTCGACGTCTCCAGCGGCGTGGAGGCCAGCCCCGGCCACAAGGACGCCCGCAAGCTGAAGGCCTTCCTCGACGCGGTCCGCCACGCCGTCAGGGACGCCGAGCCGCCCGAGTACGCCCGCGACACCGCACACCGACCCTTCGACTGGGCTGACGACCTCTCATGA
- the trpC gene encoding indole-3-glycerol phosphate synthase TrpC: MTTYLDRILAAHQAAAADDTRSLDALVEQARAVPEPTRGFAAALRGATRPAVIAEVKRRSPSKGDLAADLDPAALAVAYARGGAACLSVLTDREFFGGSPDDLQAARRASPTLPTLRKDFTVTATDVADARLMGADAVLLIVAALDDAELADFHALAGELRLDALVEIHDEGELERALAAGATLVGVNQRDLVTFQVDHERAVRVGKAIPDDVLKVAESGIRGPDDAHALAEAGFDAILVGESLVTAPDPAVALAALRNVVA; the protein is encoded by the coding sequence ATGACCACCTACCTCGACCGGATCCTGGCCGCCCACCAGGCCGCGGCGGCCGACGACACCCGGTCGCTCGACGCCCTGGTCGAGCAGGCCCGAGCTGTCCCGGAGCCCACCCGGGGGTTCGCCGCCGCTCTCCGGGGGGCGACGCGGCCGGCCGTGATCGCCGAGGTCAAGCGCCGCTCGCCGTCGAAGGGCGACCTGGCCGCCGACCTCGACCCCGCCGCCCTGGCCGTGGCCTACGCCCGAGGCGGCGCCGCCTGCCTGTCGGTGCTCACCGACCGGGAGTTCTTCGGCGGCTCGCCCGACGACCTGCAGGCCGCCCGCCGCGCCAGCCCCACCCTCCCCACCCTCCGCAAGGACTTCACGGTGACCGCCACCGACGTCGCCGACGCCCGCCTCATGGGCGCCGACGCCGTGCTGCTGATCGTCGCCGCTCTCGACGACGCCGAGCTGGCCGACTTCCACGCCCTCGCCGGCGAGCTCCGACTCGACGCCCTGGTCGAGATCCACGACGAGGGGGAGCTGGAGCGGGCCCTCGCCGCCGGGGCGACACTGGTGGGCGTCAACCAGCGTGACCTGGTCACGTTCCAGGTCGACCACGAGCGGGCGGTCCGGGTGGGCAAGGCCATCCCCGACGACGTCCTGAAGGTGGCCGAGTCCGGCATCCGCGGCCCCGACGACGCCCACGCCCTCGCCGAAGCCGGCTTCGACGCCATCCTCGTCGGCGAGTCGCTGGTCACCGCACCCGACCCCGCCGTCGCACTGGCGGCGCTCCGCAACGTCGTAGCGTAG
- a CDS encoding methyltransferase, with amino-acid sequence MRDWVDWHRAYDQRGSSLHKRLMVVRQLVAEALDDTPNRPLKVVSMCAGQGRDVIPVLARHPRRHDTDLRLVELDPRLARHARERARRAGLDRVEVVTADAGLTDAYAGAVPADLVLVCGVFGNVTDDDIAFTIEQLPRLCAEGAVVVWTRNREPVDIIPKVRKWFAAAGFGELALVTPPGVTFAVGAHRLLGTPSRLAPGVRLFEFLDEQLPLPRAAG; translated from the coding sequence GTGCGGGATTGGGTGGACTGGCACCGGGCCTACGACCAGCGGGGATCTTCGCTGCACAAACGGCTGATGGTGGTGCGGCAGCTCGTGGCCGAGGCTCTCGACGACACGCCGAACCGGCCGCTGAAGGTAGTCAGCATGTGCGCCGGCCAGGGCCGTGACGTCATCCCCGTCCTCGCCCGCCACCCCCGGCGCCACGACACGGACCTCCGCCTGGTGGAGCTCGACCCCCGCCTCGCCCGTCACGCCCGCGAGCGCGCCCGCCGGGCCGGCCTCGACCGCGTCGAGGTGGTGACCGCCGACGCCGGCCTCACCGACGCGTACGCCGGCGCCGTGCCCGCCGACCTCGTGCTGGTGTGCGGCGTGTTCGGCAACGTCACCGACGACGACATCGCCTTCACCATCGAGCAGCTGCCCCGGCTGTGCGCCGAGGGTGCCGTCGTGGTCTGGACCCGCAACCGGGAGCCCGTCGACATCATCCCCAAGGTGCGGAAGTGGTTCGCGGCCGCCGGGTTCGGCGAGCTCGCGCTGGTGACGCCGCCCGGGGTGACGTTCGCGGTGGGCGCGCACCGCCTGCTCGGCACGCCGTCACGCCTCGCGCCCGGCGTCCGCCTGTTCGAGTTCCTCGACGAGCAGTTGCCCCTGCCCCGGGCCGCGGGCTGA
- a CDS encoding glycine cleavage T C-terminal barrel domain-containing protein, which translates to MTDVGIVDLYVTLGAVEVSRDVVRVSGPDAVAYLQGQLSQNVEDLDVGATTWTFVLQPTGKVDVWGRVTRTADDTFVLDVEAGSGESLVGRLKRFLMRTKAEVELLDDWRCIVLRGPGAVEAAAAAEVTAAVRVPAGWPGVEGACLLGPDVALPAGIPLVSPEAVEATRITAGVPAMGAELTERTIPAEAGQWVIDASVDFTKGCFTGQELVARIDSRGGNVPRHLRGLVLDPEATLPAPGSRVRVGDAEVGEVTSAAYSPALGAPVALAYVGRSVEPPAEATVVTDDDKAAAQVRQLPLVG; encoded by the coding sequence ATGACCGACGTGGGCATCGTGGACCTCTATGTGACGCTCGGGGCCGTGGAGGTGTCGAGGGACGTGGTGCGGGTGTCGGGGCCGGACGCGGTGGCCTACCTGCAGGGTCAGCTGAGCCAGAACGTGGAGGATCTCGACGTCGGGGCCACCACGTGGACCTTCGTCCTACAGCCCACCGGGAAGGTGGATGTGTGGGGACGCGTGACGCGAACGGCCGACGACACGTTCGTACTCGATGTGGAAGCAGGATCGGGTGAGTCGTTGGTGGGACGGTTGAAGCGGTTCCTGATGAGGACCAAGGCGGAGGTCGAGCTGCTCGACGACTGGCGCTGCATCGTCCTCCGAGGCCCCGGCGCCGTCGAGGCGGCCGCCGCGGCCGAGGTGACCGCCGCCGTGCGGGTGCCCGCCGGCTGGCCGGGCGTCGAGGGCGCCTGCCTGCTCGGCCCCGACGTCGCCCTCCCTGCCGGCATCCCCCTCGTGTCGCCGGAGGCCGTCGAGGCCACCCGCATCACCGCCGGCGTGCCCGCCATGGGCGCCGAGCTGACCGAACGCACCATCCCCGCCGAGGCCGGCCAGTGGGTGATCGACGCCTCGGTCGACTTCACCAAGGGCTGCTTCACGGGCCAGGAGCTGGTCGCCCGCATCGACAGCCGGGGCGGCAACGTCCCCCGCCACCTGCGGGGCCTGGTGCTCGACCCCGAGGCGACCCTGCCGGCCCCCGGGAGCCGGGTGCGGGTCGGCGACGCCGAGGTGGGGGAGGTCACGTCGGCGGCGTACTCGCCTGCTCTCGGGGCGCCCGTCGCCCTGGCCTACGTCGGACGGTCGGTCGAGCCGCCTGCCGAGGCCACGGTCGTCACCGACGACGACAAGGCCGCGGCCCAGGTCCGGCAGCTGCCCCTCGTCGGCTGA
- the trpB gene encoding tryptophan synthase subunit beta — MTDEPEPTLMGDPGERGRFGEFGGLYIPETLVPACHELEAAFREAWVDPGFRGELDRLLRDYAGRPSRLTECFNLSAVLGCRILLKREDLNHTGSHKINNVLGQALLAQRMGKKRLVAETGAGQHGVATATAAALLGLECMVYMGEVDMERQSLNVFRMRLLGSEVRPASSGSRTLKDAVNEALRDWVATVETTHYCLGSAMGPHPYPWMVRELHRVVGDEAREQCRALTGGDPDVVVACVGGGSNAIGIFSGFVDLPDVELVGAEPAGGAALGHGIPGVVHGSRSFLLQTEEGQVVEAESVSAGLDYPGVGPEHAHLKATGRAEYPSVTDPEVLEAFELLARTEGIIPALESAHALAWVSRERDRLAGKTVLLNLSGRGDKDVAQVAALMGHDT, encoded by the coding sequence ATGACCGACGAACCCGAGCCCACGCTGATGGGCGACCCGGGGGAGCGGGGCCGCTTCGGCGAGTTCGGCGGCCTCTACATCCCCGAGACGCTGGTGCCCGCCTGCCACGAGCTGGAGGCGGCGTTCCGCGAGGCCTGGGTCGATCCGGGCTTCCGGGGCGAGCTCGACCGCCTGCTGCGCGACTACGCCGGCCGCCCGTCGCGCCTCACCGAGTGCTTCAACCTCTCCGCGGTGCTGGGCTGCCGCATCCTGCTCAAGCGGGAGGACCTCAACCACACCGGCTCCCACAAGATCAACAACGTCCTCGGTCAGGCGCTGCTGGCCCAGCGGATGGGCAAGAAGCGCCTGGTCGCCGAGACGGGCGCCGGCCAGCACGGGGTGGCCACGGCCACGGCCGCGGCGCTGCTGGGCCTCGAGTGCATGGTGTACATGGGCGAGGTCGACATGGAGCGCCAGTCCCTCAACGTGTTCCGCATGCGGCTGCTGGGCAGCGAGGTGCGCCCCGCGTCGTCCGGGAGCCGCACCCTCAAGGACGCCGTCAACGAGGCGCTGCGCGACTGGGTCGCCACCGTCGAGACCACCCACTACTGCCTGGGCTCGGCGATGGGCCCGCACCCGTACCCGTGGATGGTGCGCGAGCTGCACCGGGTGGTCGGCGACGAGGCCCGGGAGCAGTGCCGGGCGCTCACCGGCGGCGACCCCGACGTCGTCGTCGCCTGCGTGGGCGGCGGGTCGAACGCCATCGGCATCTTCTCCGGGTTCGTCGACCTGCCCGACGTCGAGCTGGTGGGCGCCGAGCCTGCCGGCGGCGCGGCGCTGGGCCACGGCATCCCCGGCGTGGTCCACGGCTCCCGGTCGTTCCTGCTGCAGACCGAGGAGGGCCAGGTGGTGGAGGCCGAGTCGGTGTCCGCCGGGCTCGACTACCCGGGTGTCGGCCCCGAGCACGCCCACCTCAAGGCGACGGGCCGGGCGGAGTACCCCTCGGTCACCGACCCCGAGGTGCTGGAGGCCTTCGAGCTGCTGGCCCGCACCGAGGGGATCATCCCGGCGCTGGAGTCGGCCCACGCCCTGGCCTGGGTCAGTCGGGAGCGCGACCGCCTGGCCGGCAAGACCGTGCTGCTGAACCTGTCCGGCCGCGGCGACAAGGACGTCGCCCAGGTCGCCGCCCTGATGGGACACGACACATGA
- a CDS encoding J domain-containing protein, with product MSTAGYEPNHYQVLGVVESASAKEIRLAYRKAARVRHPDAGGSQSAMQELNVAWTALRDPARRAVYDEFLAVNRRRRSGRRAEPAATPLWAAEWTEVVEDLSADLLDDRPIGPTYAPEGWWALLPPAALLGAIGLLVGAFFFASTALLVFSGMGFFVAFGLFVMAPMWAMTRRRR from the coding sequence ATGAGCACGGCGGGGTACGAGCCCAACCATTACCAGGTGCTGGGCGTCGTGGAGTCCGCGTCGGCCAAGGAGATCCGCCTCGCCTACCGCAAGGCCGCCCGGGTCCGTCATCCCGACGCCGGGGGCAGCCAGTCGGCGATGCAGGAGCTCAACGTCGCCTGGACGGCCCTGCGCGACCCCGCCCGCCGGGCCGTCTACGACGAGTTCCTCGCCGTCAACCGGCGCCGCAGGAGCGGCCGCCGGGCCGAACCGGCCGCCACCCCGCTGTGGGCCGCCGAGTGGACCGAGGTGGTGGAGGACCTGTCGGCCGACCTGCTCGACGACCGCCCCATCGGCCCCACCTACGCCCCCGAGGGCTGGTGGGCGTTGCTGCCGCCGGCGGCGCTGCTGGGGGCGATCGGCCTGCTGGTCGGGGCGTTCTTCTTCGCCTCGACGGCCCTGCTGGTGTTCTCGGGGATGGGGTTCTTCGTGGCGTTCGGCCTGTTCGTGATGGCCCCGATGTGGGCGATGACCCGCAGGCGGCGCTGA